The sequence below is a genomic window from Ovis canadensis isolate MfBH-ARS-UI-01 breed Bighorn chromosome 8, ARS-UI_OviCan_v2, whole genome shotgun sequence.
GTACAATACAGACTTAGTTTATATTACTTTCTTAATCCACTAAATGGTTTCTGTTACCTTATAATGAGATCTTACCTTTCTCAAATGAGAAACATTAAATTGTTTACGATTTAGCTCTTAGGAAAATCATTCAAAGTATTTATTCAGCTTTAATAAACTTAACATATGcggggaaaaatgaaaaagatccaTGCACCTGACTATCATCAGTGGCCCGTTAACTGGTGGATCTTATAAGACCAGACACAGGTCAAGATCCTTCAGACCTCTGCACTAACATACCCCATTATATGGACTGCATTTAAATTCATTGACAGGAGATGCGATCCTTTCGCAGGCAGGGAGAGGCATGCAGGCATCCTTCTGCAGTCCTGCCTTCTAGGTGTAGACACGGCCCCTGTTGCTCACGGCTTGGTCTATACCTGCTGGGTTTATTGGCTCTTCCTTTAATTCAACATACTTCTGACTTGAGATATGGTGTCCAAACTGAAACAAAGCAAATGTGTAATACATTATTCTGATGTAAAAAAACAGAATAGTAACACAAGCACCAAATGACCCTATCAGGCTTAATTCATTCAACAGTAAGTAGTTGTTTGAGAGTGGGCTATGTGTCACGCCGCCTGCTCAGGGCTGGGGTCATGGAAGGTGAGACCTCAGTTCTGCCGGAACTGACAGAGTAGAACAGTTCTCCTCTGCTCTGCTGTGCTCTGTGAGTTGTCATCTGCTTTTTAGCTTCCACCCCTCCTCCTTTGCCTCTCCAGTGCCACCCACCGGACTTTAGACTCTGTCCCTCTTTCACTCTCCCCTTGTTCCCATGGCTTAATCTTCTTTACTTCCTCAACTAAACTACGAGATGGGAAACCACCCCCCAAATTAGGATTATATCTGAAGTAAAGCAAAGAGGCTTCAAATAAGGAGCAATCTTCAGAGTTAAGAGTTGAAATatattgtgaatttttttaagtgtccAGGGAGCATGGTCATCGAAGGTAATTATGATCTCACTTGCTTTGTTAAGCACAATTATAAATATTCTATTTATCTAAATAATCCAGTCTTTACATGTGACGAGGAAAAATACTGGGAGTATTCACATTTAGATACGGTTAGGTTGAATCTATTACATCATTCCTCTCTGGTCCTCTCAAAGTTAGACGCCCAGCTCATACTGGGTGGCAACAGTGACAGGCAGCAATGTCAAGTTAGCACGTATCCAGGATAAACCATTACAAACTTATGcaaaagtatttttcaaatcaAATGTTTTATCTCAAAAAATGTCATAGTATGCTAAAAGCTAAAATGagcatggaagtgaaagtcagtACAAACAACCAGAACATTAGCAGCACACAGTATCAACAAACAATTTTATGGTCCAGTCCACATAATTACTTCAAGAGAATTTGAAGGTAAAGATACATCATGAACAGAATGcatgagaaaaactgaaaatttaacCTTACATTATAAGTGCACCCTTGAAGTTTCTGGACTAGAAAATGGAGAAGACTCCCAACAATTATCTTCTTTCTCAAAGGAATCTTCTTCTTGGAATGCAAATTTCTGCCTAAGTGCATGGGATATTAGGGACACTGGATCCCAAGGTgagtcttctcttttccttttatgaaTAGGTctgcctccaggggacctttaaaaaaatggaataacTTAAAACTTTGTGTATTAAGTTCCTTAttgaagagcttcccaggtggcactagcggtaaagaacccgcctgcctgtgcaggagatgtgagagacacagattggatccctgggtcaggaagactccctggggagggcatggcaacccactctgattgAATTCTggagaatcttgtggacagaggagaccagcaggtcccagtccatggggtcacaaacagttggacacaactgaagcaactgagcacataagcCTTGACAAGCATAGCAAAAATATAAGCATTATATAGCAGAAATAGAAGCATAATATATCATAATCTACTTCATCTTCAAAAGATTGGAATGTTTTGGCTTAGGACAACAAATATAAGGGTGCAATGGATTAGGAATCAGAAAGCTGAGAAACCATATGGGGCTCTACCACAATCCATTATAACCTGGGATTTATCAAAtatcatctttgttttttcattttctaattctcCAGTGGgtagaaaagtttaaagaaaaatttagtaACTTTTAAAAGGACTATGGAGTTCACGAAAAGAAACACATCAGGCTctttgttcactcactcagtcttaATGCTGACTATTTTGCCAGGCTCCATTTTTACATTTTGGGGGTAAAGAGGTAATCCTGCTCCCATGGAACACTCTAGCGGCAGGAGTTCATCAGTGAACAAGTAAGCAAGAACATTTGGGGCAGCAATTAGTgctgttaataaaataaaagcgggagggactttcctggtggtccagtagctaagactccccactcccaatgtaggggccccaggtttgagctccagtcagggaactagattccactgccacaactaagagttcgcatgctgcaactaagacttagcacagccaaatatgtattttttaaaataaaaaataaataaaagagggaaGTGTGATAGTGGCTAGGATAAAGCGCTTTGGATGAGATGCTGAGGGGATAAGTCTCTTAAAGGATTTGCCACTCTTCTTAAGGAAACGACAAGCAGTCAGTTTTATTGTTAACATCCAATGGATGCATCAGAAAGGAGGCTGGCATCTGTTagaaagggaaaacaggtacaactggagtgcagtgaagtaATATGGGAAGCAGGATGGGGTGTCAGAGGCACGAGGGCTGAATCCAGGCCACAGCAAGGTGTCAAGGTTTCATTCTAAGCGCAGTGAAAACCACCAAAGGATTTTCAGCAGGGGAATGGCATGATCtgacttctatttttaaagatcaCTCTGGTTATTATTCACATACGGAGAACAGACAAGCaggcaagaaggaaaagagacTGACCAGTTAAGAGGTCACTGCCAAAGTCcaaattatataaaatggtgGCTTAAAATGAAAGGTGGCAGTGGGGACCATTGAGGGTACATAGATTTGAGTGTGGCCTCCCCCCTCAAAAACTGATAACAGGAAAAACGCATAGAAGAattgaaaaggattttttttttaagtacaataaaaaagcaaagagaaagaaatcagaagGGGAAAGATATGAAGATAAGACAAATAATTCTGGCATTCGAACTTCTAATAGGAGCTTCAAGAAAAGACGGAAAAATAGGAGACGTATCagaaaaatattataagaaattttcaaaaataaaggacAACTGATTGAGTCCATAAGTGATCAgcatgagaaattttaaaagaacactcCAGGGCTCATCATCACGAATTTTGAGAACATCAGGATCTCAAATGCTTCAAGAATAAGGGAAACAGGGTTCATACATAGTATCAGGAATTAAAATGACATTAACCTTGCAACAGGAACACTGAGAGCTAGAAACCAACGAAATGATGTCTTCAAAATTCTGAGGAAAAACGATTTTCTGCCAATTATATATCAGCCAAACTAGCAAGtgtgagaaatttttttaaaagtttcaaataTGCAAGGTCTTAAAATAATTTAGCTTTTATGCATTCCTCAGGAAGCTACAGAAGATGGAACACCCAGGACATGGGTGATGCAACACTGGACAAACAGAATGTCTATGATGACAAAGGAAATCCTTAGGATAACAATGCAACAAGTAAGATTAGGGAAGGGCAGAGGGCTCCAAGAGGGGATTTCCAGGGGTTTGGGGGGAATTCAAAGAGGTAATAGTTaactgcaataaaaaataaaattagttaacAAATAAAACGTAATTGTATATGAAATAGCTTTCCTGTGAATGTTTATTATAATAAGGATATAAATTCTGAACATGGATTTAAGACTGTGACTTAACCATAATGGGAAGATGTGATAAgaagtgtatgtgtgcatgtgtgttaggAGGTAGACTGTCTAAGAGAAtgtatttcagatttttaacAATTCTAGTAAACATAACTAAAATACCAAAAAATAGCAAAAGTATAATGTTGTCTCAAAAGTATGAAGGTAAGACACTAGAAGAGTcacaaaaatttgaaaatgattcTCTCTTAGGAGCACTGTTTGGGGTGAAGAATAATCAAAGAGAAGACATatatgtttgaaagtgaaagtgaaagtgaacttgctcagtcctgtccgactctttgcgaccccgtggactgtagcccaccaggctcctccatccatgggattctccaggcaagaatactgaagtgggttgccatttccttctccaggggatcttcctgacccagggatcaaacccaggtcccccgcattgcaggcagatactttaacccctgagggaagcccttatataggtttactttgataaaataatttatttaaacacCACTGATAATATTCTGGTTCATTTTGCAAATTATGACAACATACCTTTCAATAGCACGTAGTTTAACCTTATTCATATCCTTTAGAACATCCAACATGTTTGGAACAGCTTCATTTTTCTGGTTTTTTGAATGATGATTATAACTGGTGTTCCTAGCATCTGGGTGCTGTTTTTTCACTTCAGTTGTTGAATTATCTGATGCACAAATATTATTAGATGCTGTTTTCAAGAGAGGAGAACATGgaggctgtacagaagaaatctgAGGAGGCggtggtggaggaggagaagagggaagcacTGAACTTGAAAACGAATCTTGTTTGACATTGAGTTGAGTAGCCCCTGATGATGGCTTTTGTCCAAAACCACTAGGCCTGTCATTCAAGTCCAGGAAACCTAGAGAAAATTTAGTCTGTTGAAAAATCATACAAAACTGTCTCTGATATAACATGTAACACTAATTAGAATCAAAATAGGAACAATTTCTGTAATGCTATCAAAACAAATGACACGGTGGCCAAGAAGGAGAATCAACCCCATCTGCTTAGCAATTTTTGGAAGAGTCAAGCAAGtagtaaatttctttttaatccaaTTAGGGTTCTCTGTgtagggggaagggagagaatgtatttcaaagagaaaataaaaaatattttcagttacaATCTAAATTTCATCCTCAGTTTACAAAAGCTAAAACATGATCAACAGCTTGTGGCTAGAAACACATGAACTGATATATTCACTCTATGATGACACTGTAGAAACACCCAGACAcatattttctaggcaagagcctAAGATGGATACcaaatacttaaattttttacAACAGATTTGCTCCTAAAATCATATGTAACatgactactttttaaaaagtgtatatataatctcatttattcTATAGTaacatatactatataatatttcatataaattgtaaatatataataCTAAACAAATATGGGTTATAAACAAAtcatatatgtgttcatatagGTGTTTCTACATACATACAGATACcgtgtttgtatattttatttaaagcaaGTCACATCTCTAAAAATTTGAGAGAATCATCTAGAAAACAGTATTCACCTAGATTTGATGGAAGCATAGCAGCAATAACTTCAAACAGCAAATATATGAACCTCAAACCTATACTCTTCTCTCAAATTAATGCATCCCTCTGCTTAAATTTCTAACGATTTTCTAAAGACTCAGTAAAGCTTACAGTCGTCCATCTATATCCTCACCCATATCCTCTACATCTGCAGATTCAAAAAACTGCCaattgaaaatattcttttttttaaatatcgtATGTGAaacgccagtccaggttcgatgcatgatacaggatgctcggggctggtgcactgggatgacccagagggatggtatggggagggaggtgggagg
It includes:
- the MTFR2 gene encoding mitochondrial fission regulator 2, yielding MSFILSILREMLEYFGVPINQVLRIWENKDYGSARSIVRIIGKLLPLEPCPRPNFELVPLLNSVDPANCGSVVPSFADVWCVANDEEASYLRFRNSTWKNEEEEKIASFHPLQLVEGPLTPAVRHNKPRKNDWPKSETAIKKIAALEDELAFLRSQIAAIVGRQELGNSTKAGFLDLNDRPSGFGQKPSSGATQLNVKQDSFSSSVLPSSPPPPPPPQISSVQPPCSPLLKTASNNICASDNSTTEVKKQHPDARNTSYNHHSKNQKNEAVPNMLDVLKDMNKVKLRAIERSPGGRPIHKRKREDSPWDPVSLISHALRQKFAFQEEDSFEKEDNCWESSPFSSPETSRVHL